The genome window ATCAATAGCCGGATAATGACCCCGTTCGGCCAAAGTCCGGCTTAATACCACGTGGCCATCCAAAATAGCGCGCGCAGCGTCCGCTATTGGGTCCTGCTGGTCATCGCCCTCAGCCAACACGGTATAAATGGCGGTCATACTGCCTTTGCTATCGGCACTGTTGCCTGCTTTTTCAACCAGTTGCGTCAGCTTGCTAAAGACCGAAGGCGGATAACCTTTAGTCGCCGGAGGTTCACCGACAGACAAAGCAATTTCGCGCTGCGCCTGGGCATAACGGGTCAATGAATCCACCAGCAGCAACACGTTAAAACCTAAATCACGATAGTAAGCGGCCAGTCTGTGACTCAGTTCTGCCGCTTTTAACCGCAGCAAAGGCGACTGGTCGGCCGGGGCTGCAATGACTATGGCCTTTTTTAAGCCTTCAGGGCCCAGACTGTGTTCGATAAAATCTTTCACTTCCCAGCCGCGTTCGCCAATTAAACCAACGATCACTACATCAGCCTGGGTATAGCGGGTCATCATGCCCAGTAGCTTACTTTTACCCACGCCTGAGCCTGCAAATAACCCCATACGTTGACCCTGACCTACAGTAAACAGCGAGTTAATAGCACGGATGCCCACATCCAGAGGAGCGCTAACACCTTTCTTTTGTAATGGGTTCACCGCAGGCAAAGCCGCACTGATACGATCACCGGTTTTAATTGGCGCTTTGCCATCGAGCGGGCACATTAAACCGTCCAGTACCCGGCCTAGTAACTCAGTAGAAACTAATAATTGATTGGCGGTTGCGACAGTTCGGACACGAGCACCGGCTCTTAACCCATCCACTGCAGTTAGTGGCATTAAAAACGCCTGATCGGTATCAAAACCTACCACTTCAGCGTCAAACCAATGGCCATCCTCACTTTCAATCTGACAACGCTGACCTAAAGTAAAACTGTGACCAGCGGCAGATAAAATCATGCCGTTGACGCGCAACAAACGGCCGTAACTATGTACCCAGTCCGGTGGCTGGATTTGTGCTCTGGCCAGACTCAGGCTATCACTAAATGACTTACGCATCTTCGCCCAACAACTGCCGACGCACAGGCAACATGGCTTGCTCTAAACGTTGCTGAAAATCCAGCTGATGCAATTGCTGACGACCATTAAACTGCACCCGGCCTGAGGGCAAGGCGGCATCAAACTGCAATGGAATTTGCTGAATATGGCGGATGCCATTAAAAAGCGGAGCGTCGGCCTGGGACAACTGAATAGACACCAGAGGATCTGTAGCGCCCAGTTGCGGCAACAACTGGTCAATAGCCAGCTGTAACAACGAAGGTTGCAATACCAGCTCAGTCTGAAGCACAGTACTGGCCAGCTGCTGCACCAGCAATAACAGCTCCTGCCCTAATTGCTGCTCTTTATGCTGCAACTGCTGGTTAAATTGTTCGGTTAAAAAATCCAAAGCACGTTGCTGTTTTTGCGCCAGTTCATTTTGCTG of Rheinheimera sp. MM224 contains these proteins:
- a CDS encoding FliI/YscN family ATPase; translation: MRKSFSDSLSLARAQIQPPDWVHSYGRLLRVNGMILSAAGHSFTLGQRCQIESEDGHWFDAEVVGFDTDQAFLMPLTAVDGLRAGARVRTVATANQLLVSTELLGRVLDGLMCPLDGKAPIKTGDRISAALPAVNPLQKKGVSAPLDVGIRAINSLFTVGQGQRMGLFAGSGVGKSKLLGMMTRYTQADVVIVGLIGERGWEVKDFIEHSLGPEGLKKAIVIAAPADQSPLLRLKAAELSHRLAAYYRDLGFNVLLLVDSLTRYAQAQREIALSVGEPPATKGYPPSVFSKLTQLVEKAGNSADSKGSMTAIYTVLAEGDDQQDPIADAARAILDGHVVLSRTLAERGHYPAIDIGASISRVMPQIVPDQQLKHAYALKRLYSRYLQVQELIPLGAYQMGKDQELDRAVHLYPAIEHFLCQGLQQSSDFQQSQADLTKLLS
- a CDS encoding FliH/SctL family protein — protein: MSAVLQQDQQFRFPALQRKDGNATVQQLSEQFYQQGFQAGVAATEQEAYQRGVAEGQQQLEQFWQKELEKQQNELAQKQQRALDFLTEQFNQQLQHKEQQLGQELLLLVQQLASTVLQTELVLQPSLLQLAIDQLLPQLGATDPLVSIQLSQADAPLFNGIRHIQQIPLQFDAALPSGRVQFNGRQQLHQLDFQQRLEQAMLPVRRQLLGEDA